The genomic window AAAATGCTTGATTGTATTTGCAACTTGGAGGAAGCTGTGGagggacacaattctttgagaactcCATGCAGTCATTGGAAGTACAGAAATGGAGAAAGTGCTGACGGTGTTTGATATGAATCACCTGAATCAGAAATGTAGTTTACTGCTAGATTTCGAACCAGAACCGAACTGAACAGTATAATTTAAAGCAGTATGTTttgattaaaaaataatttggaaaGATCTTGTTAACACTTCTGTTATAGCAGATGAACAGATGAGATTGAATATGGAAAAGTTCATGGTCACCATCCTGGAATAATGTTGCAGGGATATGTTGAGCACGATAAAGTCTAATTGCTCCAAATAATTTTATCAATGCTGTAATCATTGGAACATCGAAACAGAGCATGTTGTGATTTTCCTGCATCAGATTAGTGTGTTTCAATTGTTGCTGTCCCTGAGGAACTCTCTTTGGCCTCATTTTGACCAGTGCCTTCAGCTCAAGTTGTAGAGATGAGGAAAATAGCCAATTCTGCAATCCAAAGAAAATCAAAAGTTAATTTCCTAGTAATTTAGGACTAGAATTTAAGGAAAAGGATAAGGAAAAGctttgacttttaaatgttgatagGAAATAGCAAGGAGGAGGTAATTGCTGCATTGAGTGAGCTGTATAGTTGCATAGCTTAACATGTTGAACTGAATGATGTTTGTGACATCAGTCATCCAGATTCTTTTAGCTATTAAGTACATTTGTCTTTCTAGCATTAGTTTTAGAAGTACTTCATATTGTGTGGCCTTAGAAATGGGGCTAGACTAGAGGCGAACCAACTGAAGTTTATTCATTTTCACTTATTGCTAAGTTTTTAATATTTACTTGTAGCTTATTAAAAACTGTAACACTGTTTTGCCTTGGGTATGATTTGGATTGCCATCACCAAAAAAATTTGTACAATTGTATTGCTATTCTGTCTTGTTCTCTTTAATCCCTAAAGTAGAATTTAATCTCAGCTCTAGTTGACGGCAGAATGCCCCCTTGCTGTGCTGTTGCCAACTGAAATTTAGTTTCAGGTTGAATTCCAATTGTCACAACACAAATAATGACCAAGATTTGAAAGATATCCATGGTGTCAGGAGATTAGTTCATGGACAGTGGCAATTCAGCTGTTTATTCTGGTAGAATGCAGCATCTGACTTTTGCTTAAGTGTGAAGTGTTTCTAAACTAACTTCCTTAAATTTTCATTACTGCTGATGTGTCAATTGAAATGTATTCAAATGCCAGAGTGGATCTGAGTCTTCCTATCTTTTTATGCTTTTATCTCAAACCAAGTGATAGATCTGGAAATTGCAGGCAAGATTGTGTATCTTGGATGTAACTTTTTTTCTTGTAATCTGATTTTCAGCAATCTCGAGTAGTACCAGCAAGGCTGAGATTTATGGTATCTTATCTGGAATTCCAATTCCATTTCATATTCCTAATTCTGATGGTTGTAAATCTGGGATTAAATGCCCCATCCAAAAGAATGCGAGGTACAGCTACGTGACTTCATTACCAGTAAAAGACGCATACCCAACAGTAAGTGTTTAATGAAGTGTTAAAATGCAGAATAATATCCCTTGTGCTTGATCATTCTGTGGCCTATTTGCTCAGCAAGGCCAGAAAAAACTTTGTTGGTCAAACAGTGTGCTTTATTCTGTGAATAAGTGAAACCATTTGGAACAGATTTGATGGTCAAAACCCCTGGCCTGTATTGAGGGGACTGTCATTCTAACTCTATCTGGTGATCCTTGGCTCAGTGAGAATGATTTGTGAGGTAATTTTGATTGGTctgttgattagattagattccctacagtgtggaaacagtctcttcggcccaacaagtccacaccgccccttggagcatcccacccagacccatccccctttaaccctcacactcctgaacactacaggcaatttagcatggtcaatccacctggcctgcacatctttggactgtgggaggaaaccggagcaacaggagcacccggaggaaatccatgcagacatggggagaatgtgcaaactccgcacagtcgcccgaggctggaaccaaacccaggtccctggcgctatgaggctgcagtgctaaccgctgagccaccgtgctgccaatgTTTCAAATTTTTTCACCTGGATGAGATCAAAATCACATGGCTTACCAAATatgccattcaggactgaaatgaggaagcatttcttaactgagttgtgaacctgtggaattctctgcaacaggaagctgttgggaccagttcattacatatattcaagagggagctggacgtggcccttgtggctaaagggatcaaggtgtatggagagaggaagggaatgggatactgagattgcatgatcagccatgaatgtaGTGAATGCTAATTTAGGGTCGACGGGCCAAACGGCCACCTCCTGtacacattttctgtttgttttttaaacaaaCCTTGAACTAGAGGACTGCATTAGCTGAATGACCAGTTTGAGAGAGTGCAGTGGCTTCAGAGGCCTAAGCATCAAAAGGTGTAGATGAGGTTGCAGATTAGCATTTCCACAGCTGCAAAGGTGCATGAAGGGCCAAAAGATTGACAAGTCGTGTTTTAAAGTGAGTTTTCTTGCTAAACACAGTTGGGAGGAGAGCAGTAGCAAGGAGTGATAGCAGCTGGCCTGTGGTtgacttgagataatgggaactgcagatgctggagaatctgagatgataacgtgtggagctggatgaacacagcaggcaaaacagcatcttaggtgtacagaagctgatgtttcaggcctagacccttgcgcAAGTGATACCATGTGATTGGAgagaaatatcttttaaatgaatCCGACCAATTTATACATAGTTTTGGGTAAGATGCTATTTCTACTTCTCAATGCACCTGACTTGTGGATGCCACTGCTGCAGTGAAACCGGTGCCTGAGAATGTGCTTTGCATGTTAGATTTTAAATTACTGTTGAGAAATGTAGGGGATGTAGTGAGGTTTTTCTAAGATTTTAAACCTCTTCTGCTTTTAATGTTCCCTCATTCCTTCTCACCGCCACCCTACCCAGGTTAAGTTGGAGGTTAAATGGGAACTGAAGGATGACGATGACAAAGATATCTTCTGCTGGAAGATTCCAGTCCAGATTATTGTCTAAACCAGATCACCGGAATACTAACCCCAGCAAGTGCTTCTTGTTCTCGGACACTGTGGTCAGCTGCGCTATGGAAAATTAAGCCAAACTTCTTTTGAAGAGATTTTTTGATATTTTTACAAAGTCTTATGCTTGTTAACTTTGGAGCATAGTTTTTAAAGATTTAATTATGAATTGTCCAAGGCTTGAATACTAAACATTTCTTGTAAATTAACTTGTTTAAGCCAATAAAGACATTTAACTACAAGGTGTATGCGGTGTTGCTTTAAATTGAGAGACTGTAAATGGAGAAAAAGAGCTAGTTGGATGATTCCGGATCTCTTCTCTCTTCtcctcgcgcgccccccccccccccccctggtTTTCTAAGAGAAGTGGACCAAGGCAGTGGGGGAGATTTTTTATTCCTGCTGTAGTGTTTGGAAATAACTCTGGCTTGGCCCATCTCTCAACTTCCCATTTGCATTGAGTTCTTTCAAACACGTTGGGCAACTCTCTAACTCTCTTTCTTTCCAGTTCCCCTCCCCAGGCTGTTTTTGACTGTGGCAGCTTTCTGTATTCACTCATGTCATATAGGCTTCTGAGTGAACTAGGGTTTGCCCACCCTTGGATTCCTAGATTTTTGTCACTGGTCATGATAATTGCCTGTCACTTGTCACCCTGGCCTGGGTACGGTCCAGGTCTTGCTTGACTGTTTCAGTATTGAAACAAATCAATATGAACACTCAACCTTtatttggtggggtgggggaagagtgtcattaatgaagcagggTGATGGGTGGGCTAAGGACCCTGACCTAAGGGTACTCATGCAGGAGTGCCCTAGAGCCACTATGATGAGCAGCAATCGCAACCGTATTCTTTTGagctagatatgactccaaccagcggaggtttcccctgattcccattgacagTAGTGCTAGGACTGCTTGACTCCACTCTTGGTCAGTTGTGGAGTTAACTCCTGTCTGAAGTTTGAATCAAgactggacaaaggaactgagtgCCCCTAGTGGAATGTAACTGAGTGACAGTGAATAATTGTGAAGTaaatgctgcttgacagctctgctGATGCCCCCttgatcactttactgatgatcagtTGTAGACTGAGCAGTAAATGGGCAGGTTGGATTTGCTTTGCATCTGTGTGCAggacatgcctgggcaatttttGACATTTCTGGGTGGATATATTGGAACAACTTTGTCAGAGGAGCAGTAAGTTTTGGAATGCAAACCTTTAGTACTATTCACAGAACATTGTCATGACCCATAGCCTTGGCTGTATCAAAGGCCCTCGGTCATTTTTCTTATCACTTGGAATGAATAAAATTGGCTGCAGAAGGCAGGTCCCTTGCATCCCAGACTGCAAAGGAGATTAAAATGGGTTATCTACTCTGTCTGGTTGAAGATGGTTCAGCCTTGATTTGTGCTAAGCACCTCCATCAATGAgtatgggaatatttgtggagctgcctccTCTCCTGAGTTATTTAATTGACTCCCATCATTCAGCAGGACTGCAAACCTTGGATCTGATCAGTTTGTTTAGATTGCTTTTTCCTGTATGTCACTTGCTGCtttggcatgcaagcagtcctgtgTTGGGATATAGCAGATTGATGACTGACTTTTAGGTATGCTTACTGCTGCTCCTGGCAAGCACTCCTGTACTCCATTGAACCACAGTTGATCGTAACGTTTGCAGAATACACTAGGCCATGCAGTTGCAGGTTGTCTGCCTGTCTACAGTTCTGATGGCCCACAATGTCATGCGTGCCCAATTATGAGCTGCTAGATCtatttgaaatctatcccattaAGTGGTCAAACCACATAACACGATGTCCTCAAATGggactttctctccacaggggGTGAATGGTGGTTACTCCAATTTATACTAAATGGACAAATGCATCTGTTCTTGTTGATCAATACCGATGCATCTTGTGCAGAGTACATTCTatatccttgccaccctcagtgctgcCTCATGGTTGGGAGGGGGTGCAGAGTTGGTGCTTTATAGTAATCAAAAATCTCCTCGCCCACATTTGAACCAATGCTAACATTGAGGACTTACAGGGTAACTGCATACAGTTGTCTCCATCCCTGCTGGGTCTGCTTTAACAGTGGATCAGCCCAAACTCCGGAATATCCATGCCTGCCATCTCTCTCTCATCACAGTTGCTATGAATTCAACCACTCCAGTATCACTGCTCTTTACACTTGAATCCCTGCTTTGAGCAACCAAAGTATTTCAGAGTCCCACTTGAAAAAGGAAGCAATGCGGGCCTTAAACTCTGAACTGTCATAGTGCTAATTAATAGAAGGACATAGTGGACATCCTGAGTAAACAATTTTCATTACCCACTTCTTCCCATGATCTCCGCGTGCCCCAGGTGTAACAAAACTGGCAGAAACCGCATCAGCAATTTATGGGCTCAGCCTGAGTGGAAGAGAATCTGTGAGGGACTGCTGATGTGTATTGAGAGGAAGGAGTTAGCATGTTGGAAATTGCAAGGAAGTAAAACTGCACTGATGTGAGTAAGTCATTATGTTAGTTTTTATTTATGTAGTGAAGTCCAATTTCTTCATCTACCATGATggcattcaaacccatgtccccagagtctGGATTAATAGTACCATTACCACTGTGCCGTTGCCTCCCAGTTGTTAAATTCCTAACAAGCGCTGTACCACTCACCCCTAGGTATCCTCAACAAATACCCCGAGTAAAAGTCCTTTGAATTCTTGAATTCTACTCCTCGGCAAGTGCAAAGTCCTCCGTGATGAGCTTCTTTGATTGAACGCGCACTAAATGCAGGTAGCCTTTACAACATTTCGTCTCAGGATGCACATCTGCGTTAACACAAGTAACTACCTCTAATTAACTTTTCACCAATGGGCAGAGTGCTCATAGTATTCCCCACCAAAACTTGAATTTAGATTGTACCATGTTGTCTTTTATTATTGTTTCTTTCGATTGTGTGTGTTGCTGATAAGGCCTGCATTTGTTGACTACCCTAAATCGCCCTTGCTATGAgcagacaaaaacaaagtgctggaaaaactcagcagtgcAATATGACATGCTAGTCTGTCAACGTATTCCCCATAACATTAATGCCTTAAGGATCTCTATACAGTCTCGGGACCTCCAGGAAGAATTGCAATAACGAAAAGAAATCCAGACTACTTAGGAATGAAAAGGAAATCAGTGAAATATTTCCCTTCAAATTGTCAAGCAAATGAAGCTCCCCTGGGCCAGTGTGAAAACACTGCCTTATTGATAAAGAAGGAGGGCATAACATCCATGTGACAGCCCAATGGGAATGTTTATGCCTGGTATATCAGGAATTGTCAATTTCCAAATGCGCACACATCATCCACACTTACATTCTAGCCGTCAGAATAGGGTGCGTGAGATGATCACAGACTGGAGGACATAGCTGCACAAGCAATGGGTTTACAGCAAGACTCAAGTTCTGAAagacatttttaatttctttactaTGAGAGACTGCTTGTGCCCCAGTTGACCTTTGAGAGGCAGGtaccaattattttcttttaaaaaaaagcattgatTTTGTAAGAATTTGTGTAAGTTCAGAAAGTAGCATTAGTTGGAGGAGCCATGACATTTACAAGACAAGAATGTAAAGAGGACATTCAACACATACTGTGCAATATATTGTGAACTTTGCAAGAAAAAGGCTGTTTAATCCAAGGAAGTCTTTTTGTTTGGGCGTCCGGGATATATCATTCACAGGCAGTAAAAGATTAAAATAGAAGTTATCCCCCACTGAGTGTTTATGTGCAACAGCAGTTAACCGTGTCAACAACTTTTAGAAAGGTTTGCATGAATTTATTGCTGGAATGATTGAAAACATTACAGCTGAATAACACAAGATGACAATAGTTTCAACATTTGATTAACTTTGTGGAGTAGAGAAAAGCTTTACTGAACCTTTGCAACACAGGTATGACATGCTCACCATATAGTAAAGATAACTTATTTCCCATTATAGTTTTTGCAATGCTTTTCAAATCTTAATTCAGTCTTGATTACATCATTTTCACTTAGAAATGATATAGGTGGCAAATGACCAGCGATTTCATTTAAATAGTTTGCTTTCCTATTACTTTTACAGCGCATTCTCTCGTCATGCCTTCTGACAACTGTGTTTCAAACTTTCATATCTGCAGAGAAACCTGGATTTAACAAGCTGCATAATTGGTTCTGGCCTCATGCAGTGCTATTAATATTTACTGTTGTTACCTGGTTACAGAGTAAAGGGCTAGAGGAAAGACATTGGAGTAAACAAGTGCAGAGAATGCAGAATCATGCCAGAtttaaaatattaactgtgtttctctctccacagatgctgttggacctgttgagattttccagcaatgtctgcttttgtttcattccttgatccagatttccatcatccacagtattttgcttttatgaaaAGTTGTAAAGTATATGGCTTCAATTCCGTTAACAATGAATGGCTTGTATGACTGCTGTTCATAGTGCACAAACACGCCCAGTTCCCTGTTCTCCCATCTGCATCTTTTTACTGTTTTTGTGTGTCCACATATATTCTTGCCAAAAGTGTTGTATTCTGAACGTAGTTTCCCTGCCAactgttcaccctgtctatgaGCCTATTCATCTCACTGCTGCTTGTGGTAACAAGTTCCATATACACCCCACACCCTCATCTCCTGCCCCTCACCCCACCCATCTAATTCCTGGCTCCTTCCTCCGTGTGGTAAACCTCAGACTACAGGGAAACATACACTTGCGACCTAACAACTGAGTTCCCTTGAGAAAGGTTCCAAGTTAATTGTATCAGAAATGTCTCATATCAGTTTGAGAATTTCTGATGTTCTTGGTTGGACTCCGCCTTTAGTGTTATGCTCAAATCAGGCATCTATGGGAAAATGATACCAGTAGAATTTCAAAGCACTCTCCATGCTCTGTTTATTGTCAAATATAGATGTCACCAGCAATCTGATGTGAGACAGTTACAACCGTTTCATGACTTCTTCAAGACAAAAACTCCAACTacagcaaggtcattggggtcatttaagagactgctggacatgcatatggtcacagaaatttgagggtgcatacatgaggatcaatggtcggcacaacatcgtgggctgaagggcctgttctgtgctgtactcttctatgttctatgtttctatgcagaTGGATAAAATGGCTAAGCATTAATTAAGCTGTAACTGGAATATTGTCTATTTTGAAATCCGCATTAGAGAAGGGGAGCAATTGcgctggagagagtgcaggtttaccaggttgttgtctggaatggagagCTTAAGTTGTTGAGAGAGTTTGGACAGACTAGCGTTGTTTTCTCAGACTTGAGGAGGCTGAAGGGGGTGGGGAGACCAATTGAGATTAATAAAACAATGAGGGTTATAGAcagaaacatagaatcatagaaaatacCTTTCAAACGTGCTCTGcaattcattataatcatggctgatcatcttactctgtaccctgttcctgccccatagcctttgatcttTTGAGCTCTAAGATCAggagacatagatttaaagtaggGGGCATATGATTTCAATGGAATTGAGGAAATGTTTTTCAGACAGATGGTGACAgtaatctggaactcactgccaggaAATATGGTACAGGTAGATGCACTTATAatgtttaagaagtatttagatgtgcacttgccaTGCCAATTCCAATGCATACAAAGCTTGGGCCAagttatggagtcatacagcgcagaaacagacacttcggtccaaccagtccatgccgaatataatcccaaactaaactagacccacctgcctgcttctggacTATATATTTCTAAACCTCTTCATTTCATGTACTTAggcaaatgttttttaaacggGTGTAACTATGTCCGCATCCACTACTCCCTCAGGAAGAACATTCCACACATGatccaccctttgtgtaaaaaaaaaattgccccttttgtcttttttaaatttctctcctctcacctttaaaaatgtgccctcaaGCATTGAAAACCCCCATTCCAGGGAAAAGgcaactatcattaactctaccaatatccctcattattttgtgaacttctataaggtcgtatctcaacctcctatgctcctatgctccagtgagaaaagggcggctccgtggttagcactgcagcctcacagcaccagggacccgggttcaattcctgcctcaggcaattgcctgtgtggagtttgcacgttctccccgtatctgcgtgggtttcctccgggtgctccggtttcctcccacagtccaaagatgtgcaggctaggtggactggccatgctaagttgcccatagtgttcagggatgtatgggttatagggggatgggtctgggtgggaccatatttctgtgaccatatgcatatccgctccaaggggcggtgtggacttgttgggccaaagggcctgtttccacactgtggggaatctaatctaacctatccagcctttctttataattcaaaccttccataccctgcaacatcctggtaaatctaatCTGAACGATTGGAAATTGAAATTAGAATTGCTTTTGACTCAGCATTTTTCTGTGCCGCAGACCTCTATGATTAAAGCATGATCTGTTTGGGTTGGAGTCGGTGTTCTGACCTTCTGGTCCAGATACAAAAATTCAGTGAGGATTGACAAGTCTTAGTGGTCTGTGTGTATCAACTTCGTAGGCTCAGTATTGACTGAAAAGAGTCTCAGGGTTGATGTTCCAATTGGTGCTTTGGAAAATGCTCATCTTAAGTGTGTTGCAGTTCCAAAGTTCCACCACTATCCATGTTGACCCACATCACCACGTCTGATTGACGAATTGATAAATATCAACAATGTAATGGAATCTGGAGGTAGCGAGGGCTAAAGACACTGAAGTGATGATCAGCGatcatcttattgaatagtgaagcaggctAGACAGCCTGAATGCCCTTTTCTGGCTCTTGCAATCACCCTTACATTTCTCAGTCATTCAGAACTCTGAACAAAGCACAATTGTACTAAATCCTGCATGCAGTGTAACAAACTATTTTTGTCCAGTTGGCACTGCTCATAGTTGTGCTGTTGTTCAAAGCTCTGTGCTTCTTaatttggataacaaggtgtagagctggatgaacacagcaggccaggtggcatcagaggagcaggaaagctgatgttgcagttctggaaccttcttcagaaatttcctgtaacgtcagctttcctgctcctctgataggattaaaggcaggattcttggcagtgtagagggacagcaggatcttggtgttcaagtgcatagctccctcaaagttgccacccaagtggataaggttgttaagaaagcatatgatgttttggctttcattaacagggggatcgagtttaagagccgcgaggttttgctgcagctctacaaaaccctggtgagaccgcacttggaatattgtgtccagttctggtcgccctattataggaaagatgtggaggctttggagagggtgcaaaggaggtttaccacgatgctgcctggactggagggcttgtcttacgaggagaggttgactgagcttggacttttctctctggagagaaggaggaagagaggtgacctgatcgaggtgcacaaggtaatgagaggcatggatagagtcgatagccagagacttttccccagggcaggattgactgccacgaggagtcatagttttaaggtattatgaggaaggtatagaggagacatcagagggaggttcttcacccagagagttgtgagcgcatggaatagtttaccagtggaagtcgtggaagcggagtcattagtgacatttaagcgactgctggacatgcacatggacagcagtgaattgaggggaatgtaggttaggttattttaattttggattaggattattccacggcacaacatcgtgggccgaagggcctgtactgtgctgtacttttctatgttctatgttctatgatgctgcttggcctgctgtgtttatccagctctacatcttgttattccagactccagtattggcagtttcTACGATCTCTGAGTGCTTTTTAATGTAAGATTTTAGTCTGGACCCACTTTGCGAGCGATTATGTATCTAAACGTGACTTCCCACTGAGCTTTTATACCACAACTTGGTCTGTTTTGATGACTTTGTGCTACAAAGATTAAAGCAAAGAAGAACGGCAGCAGAATATGATATGGACCAGACAAGTCCCAACCTTCTACCAAATCCAGCTTTACCCAGTTCAGTTTTTAAAGGAACAATTTTTCATGGACTCTGCTGCTTGTAGGAGAACCCCAGTTCTGAGAGTTAGATTGTTTGATTAATTTAAGGTTTACGttatttcaaaaacaaagcaAGCATTCTGTTGCCAACAATCAGTAGTAGGCCACTGCCTCTGTTTAATCTTGTTGTTGCCAATAAATCTGACAGTTACATTTAGCATGACGGTTTTGTCGCATTGCTAGGAGACCCACAGTTAATTATGTTCAACCTGAAGCACCTTCCctaacaccaccacccccac from Stegostoma tigrinum isolate sSteTig4 chromosome 10, sSteTig4.hap1, whole genome shotgun sequence includes these protein-coding regions:
- the LOC125455841 gene encoding NPC intracellular cholesterol transporter 2-like, translating into MEVLCRLLVALLSLGALCGAEPVKFVECESTAEQIVVDITPCPLQPCQLRRGHMYSVNVTFTSTISSSTSKAEIYGILSGIPIPFHIPNSDGCKSGIKCPIQKNARYSYVTSLPVKDAYPTVKLEVKWELKDDDDKDIFCWKIPVQIIV